The Bos javanicus breed banteng chromosome 11, ARS-OSU_banteng_1.0, whole genome shotgun sequence genome includes a window with the following:
- the FNDC4 gene encoding fibronectin type III domain-containing protein 4 — MPGCLPADSVGTMASLMPLSPYLSPTVLLLVSCDLGFVRADRPPSPVNVTVTHLRANSATVSWDVPEGNIVIGYSISQQRQNGPGQRVIREVNTTTRACALWGLAEDSDYTVQVRSIGLRGESPPGPRVHFRTLKGSDRLPSNSSSPGDITVEGLDGERPLQTGEVVIIVVVLLMWAAVIGLFCRQYDIIKDNDSNNNPKEKGKGPEQSPQGRPVGTRQKKSPSINTIDV, encoded by the exons ATGCCCGGGTGCCTCCCAGCGGACTCGGTGGGGACCATGGCTTCACTAATGCCCCTCTCCCCATATCTAAGCCCCACGGTCCTCCTGCTGGTCAGTTGCGACCTGGGCTTTGTGCGAGCAG ACCGGCCTCCGTCTCCTGTGAATGTGACAGTCACTCACCTCAGAGCCAACTCGGCCACTGTGTCCTGGGACGTCCCAGAAGGCAACATCGTcattggctactccatttcccaGCAA CGACAGAATGGCCCTGGGCAACGTGTGATCCGAGAGGTGAACACCACGACTCGGGCCTGTGCTCTCTGGGGCCTGGCTGAAGACAGTGACTACACAGTGCAGGTCAGGAGCATCGGCCTCCGGGGAGAAAGCCCCCCAGGGCCGCGGGTGCACTTCCGAACTCTCAAGGGGTCTGACCGGCTACCCTCCAACAGCTCAAGCCCAG gtGACATCACAGTGGAGGGTCTGGATGGAGAGCGACCACTGCAGACGGGGGAGGTGGTCATCATTGTGGTGGTGTTGCTCATGTGGGCTG CTGTAATCGGGCTGTTCTGCCGTCAGTATGACATCATCAAGGACAATGACTCCAACAACAACcccaaggagaaggggaagggaccGGAACAGAGTCCTCAGGGAAGGCCAGTGGGGACAAGACAG AAAAAGTCACCATCCATCAATACTATTGACGTATGA